The following is a genomic window from Phaseolus vulgaris cultivar G19833 chromosome 6, P. vulgaris v2.0, whole genome shotgun sequence.
GTTCAGCTCCATTTCTTTCTTGTATACGTTCTTTGGTTAATTCATGTATTTCCTTATATTGTTTTTGCATCTACCATTCCATTCAAAGGATCTGTGTGGTGGATGATGTTAGTATGTTTCgattttaatgatttttcttaGTTTTTCACATCATGGATTAGACATGGATGCTGTACTTTTATGGAGGGTCGCAAGGTTTAAGTGGATCTCGTGGTTTGAATAGACTTCAcgttgttgtttttctttcttccctAGTTTCATGTCTTTTTGTTGAAAACTCTTTGGAATTTGGTTACTCGCTCATTTTTAGGAAGAATTCAAGAATGGTATGGAATGTGCAATAGTGAAGAGAACAACATACCATACCATCCAACTTGGGGAAGTCACCTCACTAGCCTCAAATTATGTCTACTATGATATTTACCTATTACGAATCTTATTTAAATTGCTAATGTGGCTTTGATCTTTGCTAGTTTTTGATTAATTAAGTTGATGCCTAAACTATATGCCTAGATTCTGTTAGAAGATGATGACATATGAACTATTCTCTGGGCTTGCTTGGCAGAAAGAGTACTATAAGATGAGTTTGAATAATTCGAGGAGTAAATTATAtgcaatttaaataattaaccaAAATTtctagttaaatatattttcaggGTTGATATTGCTATATTACTCTGATTTTCGAGAGATCTGGGATTCATTAATCAAACATCTTAGATTAGATTTTGATGTTcgttaaaaatcaataattgtTTGTTAGTATAAAGCTTGCTTTGATTTCCCGAATAGTGAATATGGTGCGGCTAATTTTCATATAAAAGGTTTCTTGAGCTATTAGTGGAAGCAAaccatttttttgttaattgaaAACAGTGTCATGATATGCACTTCCAAGTGCCAACTGTTGTctacttaaaatttaaattgtaaGTAATTGAAATTTCCAGCCAGGCCAGCCATTTACAGTTAAATTCTGAATTAGTAgtgacttttttttcttcttattagtaTGGTGCTGCTGATTAGTATGAGTAACTTGCTCTTCTATGGTTTTTCATACAGAGTTTTGAGGCTTTGAATCAGCGTGCAGTGGCTGTGGTTGTAGATCCAATACAAAGTGTTAAAGGCAAAGTGGTTATTGATGCTTTTCGATTGATCAATCCACAGACTATGATGCTTGGTCAAGAGCCAAGGCAGACAACATCTAATCTGGGACATCTGAATAAACCATCTATTCAAGTGTGTTACCAAAGCCCTTTTTTATGTGTatactattttttctttctttcttttggaAGCACTTGTTCTGCTTTTTTTAACTGTTAGTGACCTATATTAATTGCCACTCTTTAGGCATTGATCCATGGGTTGAACCGGCATTACTACTCCATAGCCATTAACTACCGGAAAAATGAACTTGAAGAGAAGATGTTGCTTAATCTCCACAAGAAGAAATGGACTGATGGTTTGACACTTCAACATTTTGATACACATTCCAAAACTAATGAACAGACTGTACAGGTAATGTAATGATTCAAAGTGTAAGGTAGATTTGTACTCATCTGATTACTCATAATAAAATCCCTGCATGTATTTTGTTTATCCTACTTTTAAGATTTAAAAATCTGCCTAATATCGTGATAAGAAACTAACTGGTATTGAAATAGATATTGAATTTTATTCTCTGGAACTGGCACCGATATGCCAAAGTACGGAAGACACTAATAACAGTTAATACAGTACACACCACTCTGTCCAAGATACTGAGAGCTTGTCTCTCCCTTTCCCAATTTTCTCTACTGTCTACCCCCCCTTTTTCCTCCTACCCTTCCTATTTCTGCTTTCGCTTGGCAGTTTATACTTGTCCCCTAATAGACATTAGAACTGCAAATTACAGCTAAAACCGCTAGCAAATTGCTATAAAACTGTCTTACTTCAGAACTTTATTTCTGGTTCTATATTCTTCCATTGAACCTGTCTACTTGAGACTCAACAAAGGATTGCCAACCATGGTTGGTTGGAAACATCTAAAACTGCTTTCTGGAAATCCTCCCAAGTTTGCTGGTGCGTTGAGAACTCTCACCATTGATACCAGGTCACTGTATTCCTTTCTATGGCCATCACAGCCTGCAATTTTTTCTCACATGACATCCCTTTCAAGTTGAAATATCGCTCCACTCGAGTTGTCCAACCATACACATCTTCCCCTTCAAAAATAGGTATCTCTAACTTCCTCCACCTATCTAACCTTAAACCACCCCTCATTATGGGTGCCAGTCGTGTCGCCTTGACAtattgtttagctttcattgCTGGTCCTTTCCTCCTTCAGTGTGCGAATTTCTCATACAGCAGTCTGCAAGTCAGTCAATTGTTCCACGTTTCTTTTGATGGTGTCCCTCATGCCCATTAAGCCTTCAAACCGCCTCTCCAACACCTCCACCATTGCGTCCATGTGCCGAGTCGTCACCATCAGTGGTCCCTAGAACTGGTTGCTCTGATACTAGTTGATTAGAGACCAACTGTTATAAAAATAGATATGGAATCTTATTCTCTGGAACTGGCATCGATATGCCAAAGTACACAAGACACTAATAACAATTAATACAGTAAACACCACTCATTCCAAGATACGAGAGCTTGGTCTCTCCCTTTCCCAATTTTCTCTACTGTCTGCCCCCCTTTTTTCCTCCTACCCTCCCTATTTCTTCTCTTGATTGATAACTGCCTAACGACAGCAGTTATGCTTGTCCTCTAATAAACATTAGAACTGCAAATACTGCCAATGGcttaaaaacaacaacaaattgCTATAAAACTGTCTTACTGCAGAACTTTATTTCTGGTTCTCCTCTTATAATGTTTACTTATAAGAGGTCTAACATATCGTTAGCAGAATAAATACTGATAAATCTCAATTAAATTGCATGCAGGAAATGCTGAGCTTAGCTATCAAATATAACAAGGCTGTTCAAGAGGAAGATGAGCTGCCTCCAGAAAAGCTTGCAATAGCTAATGTTGGAAGGCAAGATGCGAAGAAGCACCTTGAAGAGCACGTCTCAAATTTGATGTCTTCCAACATCGTTCAAACTCTCGGAATGATGCTTGATACTGTTGTCTTTTAGAGTTGTTATTTTGGACCTTCTGGTTTCTCTACTCTAGCATGGTAAGGATGCAAATTGAGTTGTTAAAATTCCTATTT
Proteins encoded in this region:
- the LOC137832446 gene encoding 26S proteasome non-ATPase regulatory subunit 14 homolog is translated as MERLQRMFAGAGGALGHPPPDSPTLDSSEQVYISSLALLKMLKHGRAGVPMEVMGLMLGEFVDEYTVRVVDVFAMPQSGTGVSVEAVDHVFQTNMLDMLKQTGRPEMVVGWYHSHPGFGCWLSGVDINTQQSFEALNQRAVAVVVDPIQSVKGKVVIDAFRLINPQTMMLGQEPRQTTSNLGHLNKPSIQALIHGLNRHYYSIAINYRKNELEEKMLLNLHKKKWTDGLTLQHFDTHSKTNEQTVQEMLSLAIKYNKAVQEEDELPPEKLAIANVGRQDAKKHLEEHVSNLMSSNIVQTLGMMLDTVVF